One window of the Chitinivorax sp. B genome contains the following:
- the phaC gene encoding class I poly(R)-hydroxyalkanoic acid synthase — protein sequence MTARDFNPACGPLDPSSCDRLMSLQHRLGEVVDPFGVSTTIVRAQQAWLAHPKELTAAWWRFMGDLARVQSHHMVRATGLQAPDVIDVKPDDARWSEPVWEDLPFWDISKEWYLMCTHWLQDALYQTPGLPESERRRGAFWIRKWLNAVAPTNFFFTNPVAMRKFVETKGESLIRGLNNFVQDMREGDISMTDKRPFQVGSNLATTPGAVVFRNRVLEVIQYTPTTDKVHAVPLVIIAPWINKYYILDLNSKKSLVKHFVDQGFTVFITSWCNPGADMAEASFDDYIVDGIGQIVDVARTVTKSDKVNAVGYCLGGTGLAIYMAWLAKRHAKVEDMPVQSWTLFTTLTDFARPGDVEVFIDESGLQAIERTIDQKGFLDGKEMAMSFRMLRSNSLIWHYWVHNYLYGETPPAFDVLYWNVDTTRMPGNMHKYYLREFYLHNKLIQPNALTIAGEQIDLRTIKVPLYSVGAEEDHIAPWRQTFTLMGLVSGPKVYTLSTSGHILGIVNPPVNPPKRSYWSGEPLEGDTADDWKQRQSRTVGSWWEHWTTWLKPHSGELVKPPAMGNRTFKKLVDAPGTYVLVR from the coding sequence ATGACTGCCAGAGATTTTAATCCCGCCTGTGGTCCACTTGATCCGTCCAGCTGTGATCGGCTGATGTCGCTTCAGCATCGCCTTGGTGAGGTGGTTGATCCATTTGGGGTATCCACCACAATTGTTCGTGCTCAGCAAGCCTGGCTGGCACATCCCAAAGAGTTGACGGCAGCTTGGTGGCGTTTTATGGGGGATCTGGCGCGCGTACAGTCACACCATATGGTGCGTGCCACTGGATTGCAGGCGCCGGATGTGATCGATGTGAAGCCTGACGACGCTCGATGGTCCGAACCGGTTTGGGAAGACCTGCCATTCTGGGATATTTCCAAGGAATGGTATCTGATGTGTACCCACTGGTTGCAGGATGCCCTTTATCAGACGCCGGGTTTACCTGAGTCAGAGCGTCGCCGCGGGGCATTCTGGATTCGTAAGTGGTTGAATGCAGTGGCGCCGACCAATTTCTTCTTCACCAATCCGGTCGCGATGCGCAAATTTGTCGAGACCAAAGGCGAAAGCCTGATTCGCGGCTTGAACAATTTTGTTCAAGATATGCGCGAGGGTGATATTTCCATGACGGACAAACGGCCGTTCCAGGTGGGGAGCAATTTGGCGACGACACCTGGCGCCGTGGTTTTCCGCAATCGGGTGCTGGAAGTCATTCAATACACTCCGACGACCGACAAGGTACATGCAGTACCATTGGTCATTATTGCGCCGTGGATCAACAAGTACTACATCCTGGATTTGAACAGTAAGAAAAGCTTGGTCAAGCATTTTGTCGATCAGGGGTTTACGGTGTTCATCACCAGCTGGTGCAACCCTGGTGCCGATATGGCGGAGGCCAGCTTTGATGACTATATCGTCGATGGTATCGGCCAAATTGTGGACGTGGCACGTACCGTTACCAAGTCAGACAAAGTCAATGCAGTAGGTTATTGCCTGGGGGGAACTGGGCTGGCCATTTATATGGCGTGGCTGGCCAAGCGTCATGCCAAGGTGGAGGACATGCCGGTACAAAGCTGGACCTTGTTTACCACACTGACTGATTTTGCCCGGCCGGGCGATGTGGAAGTGTTCATTGATGAATCGGGCCTGCAAGCCATCGAACGTACCATCGACCAGAAAGGTTTTCTGGATGGTAAGGAAATGGCCATGAGTTTCCGGATGCTGCGTTCAAACAGCCTGATCTGGCATTATTGGGTACACAACTATCTGTATGGCGAAACACCGCCTGCATTCGATGTCTTGTACTGGAATGTCGACACCACACGTATGCCAGGTAACATGCACAAGTACTATCTGCGAGAGTTCTACCTGCACAATAAATTGATTCAGCCAAATGCATTGACCATTGCAGGTGAGCAAATCGACTTGCGCACCATCAAAGTGCCGCTGTACTCAGTCGGGGCAGAAGAGGATCACATTGCCCCATGGCGCCAGACGTTCACGCTGATGGGATTAGTCAGTGGGCCCAAAGTGTATACCTTATCTACGTCAGGTCATATTCTTGGCATCGTCAATCCGCCGGTGAATCCACCTAAGCGTAGCTACTGGTCAGGCGAGCCGCTGGAAGGGGATACTGCAGATGATTGGAAACAGCGGCAGTCCAGAACGGTTGGTAGTTGGTGGGAACATTGGACGACGTGGCTCAAACCTCATTCCGGAGAACTGGTGAAGCCACCCGCGATGGGCAATCGAACTTTCAAGAAACTGGTGGATGCACCTGGAACTTATGTATTGGTACGGTAG
- the trkA gene encoding Trk system potassium transporter TrkA, translating to MKILIVGGGRVGASAAEYLVREDNDITVIDHDEACLKHLQSRFDLRTIVGSAANPAVLEQASAADADLLLALTPNDEMNLVVCQLCRVLYQTTTRIARVRSSGFARYGEDFLREHFGVHRVICPEEIVTDYLDLLLDYPEALQVIDLAGGKLRLLAVKVRFDGMMVGKKLKDIRQHLGEIDCRVAVIYRGERPIFPSGDTKVQEGDEVFFMASTENLEKVLREWCGHHRKVKRVIIAGGGNIGYRLARQRERDCNVKIIEHNVNRASWLAEHLHQTLVFQGDATDEKLLDTENIDETDVFLALTNDDEDNLMSAMLAKRMGARKTISLINRAAYVDVAQGSRIDIAISPAQRMIGPLLATLRRGDVVGVHSLRHGLAEVIEAVAHGDRDTSHLSGRRIADVDLPAGCVIGALVRGEQVIMAHGETVIADGDRVILFVDNRRMIPKVEKLFQVKLGFL from the coding sequence TTGAAAATTCTGATAGTGGGCGGCGGTAGGGTAGGCGCATCAGCAGCGGAATACCTGGTCAGAGAAGATAATGACATCACGGTCATTGACCATGATGAAGCCTGCCTGAAACATCTGCAAAGTCGTTTTGACCTGCGGACGATTGTAGGTAGTGCTGCCAACCCGGCTGTGTTGGAACAGGCATCTGCAGCGGATGCAGACCTACTATTGGCGTTAACGCCCAATGATGAGATGAATCTGGTGGTATGCCAGCTTTGTCGCGTGTTGTATCAGACCACAACCCGGATCGCTAGAGTACGTTCCAGTGGTTTTGCGCGATATGGTGAGGATTTTCTGAGAGAACACTTTGGTGTGCATCGGGTGATTTGTCCCGAAGAAATTGTGACGGACTATCTGGATTTGTTGTTGGATTACCCGGAAGCCTTGCAGGTGATTGATCTGGCAGGTGGAAAGTTGAGATTGCTGGCTGTGAAGGTTCGATTTGACGGCATGATGGTGGGCAAGAAGCTGAAAGATATTCGCCAGCATCTGGGGGAAATCGATTGTCGTGTGGCCGTCATCTATCGAGGAGAGCGACCGATTTTCCCCAGTGGGGATACCAAGGTACAGGAAGGGGATGAGGTCTTCTTTATGGCCTCGACAGAAAATCTGGAAAAGGTGTTACGAGAGTGGTGCGGCCATCACCGCAAGGTCAAACGCGTCATCATCGCGGGTGGTGGCAATATTGGCTACCGCTTGGCCCGGCAACGAGAACGTGATTGCAATGTGAAAATCATCGAACACAACGTCAATCGAGCCAGTTGGCTGGCGGAGCACCTGCACCAAACCTTGGTGTTTCAGGGGGACGCGACTGACGAAAAGCTGTTGGATACCGAAAACATTGATGAAACCGATGTATTTCTAGCCCTGACCAACGATGACGAAGATAACCTGATGTCTGCCATGTTGGCCAAGCGGATGGGGGCTCGCAAGACCATTTCATTGATCAATCGAGCAGCCTATGTGGACGTTGCACAAGGTAGCCGCATCGATATTGCCATATCTCCCGCACAACGAATGATCGGGCCGCTTTTGGCTACATTGCGACGTGGTGATGTGGTAGGGGTGCATAGTTTGCGTCATGGTTTGGCGGAAGTCATTGAAGCGGTGGCGCACGGGGACCGCGATACTTCTCATCTGAGTGGACGGCGTATTGCTGATGTCGATTTACCTGCTGGCTGTGTAATAGGTGCGTTGGTACGTGGTGAACAGGTCATCATGGCACATGGTGAAACGGTCATTGCTGATGGTGATCGAGTGATTCTGTTTGTCGACAACCGGCGCATGATTCCGAAGGTGGAGAAGTTGTTTCAGGTCAAACTTGGATTCCTGTAA
- a CDS encoding sigma-54 dependent transcriptional regulator has translation MPGKHILIVDDEIGIRELLSEILQDEGYDIKLAENAEQARLWRNQTRPDLVLLDIWMPDCDGVSLLKEWANNGQLTMPVVMMSGHGTIETAVEATRIGAIDYLEKPIGLQKLLTTVSRAIKTGVGHTGSELSLASLGKGNAVQELKRQLDLVQPLKTPILLLGEPGVGFESCARFLHHSNTPFVAPEQIERALDAPADLLQQANNGVLFLREVGRLGARAQQGLLQVLAKLEKFNIRLVCATCRPLVELTQDRNFDPGLFAAISVLQIPVPSLKAHREDVPDLAHQILDRLVEEKKVPTRRFSVAALNALRNHDWPGNLEQLRNLVATLAMTSISDEIGVNEVNRLLAPYAMQQTLGCGEALDLPLREARDIFERHYFEHHIKLENGNMSRVAEKVGLERTHLYRKLKQLGIRFSKRVAEDA, from the coding sequence ATGCCAGGTAAGCATATCCTGATCGTCGATGACGAAATCGGTATTCGTGAATTGCTGTCAGAAATCCTGCAGGATGAGGGATATGACATCAAACTCGCGGAGAACGCAGAACAAGCAAGACTATGGCGCAACCAGACGCGGCCCGATTTGGTGCTGTTGGATATCTGGATGCCGGACTGCGATGGCGTCAGCCTATTGAAAGAATGGGCAAACAATGGCCAGTTGACCATGCCGGTTGTGATGATGTCCGGCCATGGCACAATTGAAACTGCTGTTGAAGCAACCCGTATTGGTGCAATCGACTATCTGGAAAAGCCTATTGGTCTGCAAAAACTGCTGACTACGGTCAGTCGCGCCATCAAGACTGGAGTGGGCCATACTGGCAGTGAATTATCACTGGCCAGCTTGGGGAAGGGCAATGCCGTCCAAGAGTTGAAACGCCAATTGGATCTTGTCCAGCCGTTGAAGACGCCGATTCTGTTGCTGGGCGAGCCTGGTGTCGGGTTCGAAAGCTGTGCACGCTTCCTCCATCATTCCAATACGCCTTTTGTTGCTCCCGAGCAGATCGAACGGGCACTGGATGCGCCTGCAGACTTGTTGCAACAGGCCAACAATGGGGTTTTGTTCCTGCGTGAGGTGGGGCGTTTGGGCGCCCGGGCGCAACAGGGCCTGTTGCAGGTATTGGCCAAACTTGAAAAGTTCAATATCCGTCTGGTTTGTGCCACTTGTCGTCCGTTGGTAGAACTGACGCAAGATCGCAATTTCGATCCTGGTCTGTTCGCGGCTATCAGTGTCTTGCAAATCCCGGTGCCATCATTGAAGGCACATCGTGAGGACGTACCGGATCTTGCACATCAAATCCTTGACCGCTTGGTGGAGGAGAAGAAGGTTCCCACGCGCCGTTTCAGCGTGGCAGCCTTGAATGCGCTGCGTAATCACGATTGGCCTGGGAATCTGGAACAGTTGCGCAATCTGGTTGCAACCCTGGCCATGACCTCGATTAGTGATGAGATTGGTGTGAACGAGGTGAATCGTCTGCTGGCTCCCTATGCCATGCAGCAAACACTGGGTTGTGGCGAAGCGTTGGATCTACCACTTCGAGAAGCGCGTGATATTTTCGAACGTCATTACTTCGAACACCACATCAAGCTGGAAAACGGCAATATGAGCCGGGTGGCAGAGAAGGTTGGACTGGAGCGCACCCATCTCTACCGCAAGCTAAAGCAACTGGGTATCCGCTTTTCAAAGCGTGTTGCAGAAGATGCATAG
- a CDS encoding NADPH-dependent 2,4-dienoyl-CoA reductase: MSHYPNLLAPLDLGFTMLRNRTLMGSMHTGLEEAPNGYERMAAFYAERARGGVGLIVTGGIAPNEQGLGMAGGSKLSTEEEASHHRVVTDAVHREGGKIALQILHTGRYSYQLNPVAPSALQAPINPFPPVELTGEQVEQTINDYAHCAWLAQSAGYDGVEIMGSEGYLINQFIAAKTNKRTDQWGGSYENRIRFAIEIVRRTRERVGPNFIIIYRLSMLDLVDEGSNLDEVVQLAKEIEKAGATLINTGIGWHEARIPTIATMVPRAGFAWVTKKLRGHVSIPLITTNRINTPEVAEQVLADGNADMVSMARPFLADAFFVEKAAAGKADEINTCIGCNQACLDHIFVAKMTSCLVNPRACHETELNYHPTANKKKLAVVGAGPAGLSFATVAAQRGHEVTLYESLGEIGGQFNIAKQIPGKEEFYETIRYFKRQLELTGVEVKLNTRVTAQQLLDGGFDEIILATGISPRKLDLPGADHVKVLNYIDVLRDKKPVGKTVAVIGAGGIGFDVSEYLTHEGVSPSLDVNKYLDEWGIDNTILNRGGLKRPHIESSPRKVFLLQRKTSKVGDGLGKTTGWIHRTSLKNKQVEMVPGVSYEKIDDEGLHVTIGGKYQVLPVDNVVICAGQEPLRELKNTIEAAGKPVHLIGGADVAAELDAKRAINQGSRLAAAI; the protein is encoded by the coding sequence ATGTCCCACTACCCAAACCTGCTCGCCCCGCTTGATCTGGGCTTTACTATGCTGCGTAACCGGACCCTGATGGGCTCGATGCACACTGGGCTGGAAGAAGCGCCAAATGGCTATGAGCGTATGGCCGCGTTCTATGCCGAACGCGCACGTGGTGGTGTGGGCCTGATTGTGACGGGTGGCATTGCCCCGAATGAACAAGGCTTGGGCATGGCAGGTGGGTCCAAATTATCGACAGAGGAAGAGGCCTCGCATCACCGTGTCGTAACTGATGCAGTGCATCGTGAAGGCGGCAAGATTGCACTGCAAATCCTGCATACAGGCCGTTACTCTTACCAGCTTAATCCGGTAGCACCAAGCGCACTACAGGCACCGATCAATCCGTTCCCGCCAGTTGAGCTGACTGGCGAGCAAGTTGAACAAACCATCAATGACTATGCTCACTGTGCCTGGCTGGCGCAGTCCGCTGGCTATGACGGGGTGGAAATCATGGGATCGGAAGGTTATCTGATCAACCAGTTCATCGCCGCCAAAACCAATAAGCGTACCGATCAGTGGGGAGGTAGTTACGAAAACCGCATCCGATTTGCGATCGAGATTGTCCGTCGTACACGCGAACGCGTTGGCCCTAATTTCATTATCATCTATCGATTATCGATGCTGGATCTGGTAGATGAAGGGTCGAATCTGGATGAGGTCGTCCAGCTAGCCAAGGAAATTGAAAAAGCAGGCGCTACCTTGATCAACACCGGTATCGGTTGGCATGAAGCGCGTATCCCGACCATCGCCACGATGGTGCCACGTGCCGGTTTTGCCTGGGTAACCAAGAAATTGCGCGGCCATGTGTCGATTCCGTTGATTACCACCAACCGCATCAATACGCCTGAAGTAGCAGAGCAAGTACTGGCCGATGGCAATGCCGACATGGTATCGATGGCACGTCCGTTCCTGGCCGATGCATTCTTTGTTGAAAAAGCAGCGGCGGGCAAGGCCGACGAAATCAATACCTGTATTGGCTGTAATCAGGCCTGTCTGGATCATATTTTTGTCGCGAAGATGACCAGTTGTCTGGTCAATCCGCGTGCATGTCATGAGACCGAGCTCAACTATCATCCAACTGCCAATAAGAAAAAGTTGGCTGTTGTCGGCGCTGGCCCTGCTGGCCTGAGTTTTGCCACAGTGGCGGCCCAGCGTGGGCATGAGGTCACCTTGTATGAATCGTTGGGTGAAATTGGCGGTCAGTTCAATATTGCCAAGCAGATCCCTGGCAAGGAAGAGTTCTACGAAACCATCCGTTACTTCAAGCGCCAATTGGAGCTGACCGGAGTCGAAGTCAAACTCAATACCCGTGTTACCGCGCAGCAGTTATTGGATGGCGGGTTTGACGAAATCATTCTGGCGACGGGTATTTCGCCGCGTAAGCTGGATTTGCCAGGTGCAGACCATGTCAAAGTACTGAACTACATTGATGTACTGCGCGACAAGAAACCGGTTGGTAAGACGGTGGCTGTCATTGGCGCGGGTGGAATCGGTTTTGACGTATCGGAGTACCTGACCCATGAGGGTGTCAGCCCAAGTTTGGATGTCAACAAGTACCTTGATGAGTGGGGCATTGACAACACCATTCTGAATCGTGGGGGCTTGAAGCGTCCCCATATTGAGTCCAGCCCGCGTAAAGTATTCCTGTTACAACGCAAAACCAGCAAGGTTGGTGACGGCTTGGGTAAGACCACTGGCTGGATTCACCGTACTTCGCTGAAAAACAAGCAGGTGGAGATGGTGCCGGGTGTGTCTTATGAGAAGATCGATGACGAAGGCTTGCATGTCACCATTGGCGGGAAATACCAAGTTTTGCCGGTCGACAATGTGGTGATCTGTGCTGGGCAAGAGCCATTGCGCGAGCTGAAAAACACGATTGAAGCCGCAGGCAAGCCTGTTCACCTGATTGGTGGTGCCGATGTAGCGGCCGAGCTGGATGCCAAGCGTGCGATCAATCAGGGTTCACGTCTGGCCGCGGCTATTTGA
- a CDS encoding ATP-binding protein: MRYLVIIGAVFGTILMFLLATASSNTSGLAVHYWELFALNGLMLLVLLGILVRQLLRLRWRLKQQVFGAKLTFRLVLMFATLTIVPGTLIYTVSVQFLTRSIEGWFNVNVEKALDRGLALGQMALHHQLDNLVDTTSVVAARLHDDSGIINPGRLGILRAQYQIQELALFNTTGRLIAMASAGRRDSPVFYPDGAMLKEAFESNYRGIENDIEGGLLLRSVQRVEDIKGAPLLLQAIQPVPKALADDAELVERVRADYKQLSLSRAGLKVIYSLTLTLTMLLALLLALALAFVLSDRLSAPLRALAAGTRAVAQGDFSQRQPVTSRDELGILTQSFNLMTRQLAEASETVDRNQSQLEAAKGYLEGVLVTLTSGVLTFDERFRLRAVNPSASHILGLDLERLRGVKLNAWADDTPELEGVCTSIQQGFANEGQRQWQYQLDWMSKNGRRVILLRGARLQRGPENGVVVVFDDITELMQAQRDAAWGEVAKRLAHEIKNPLTPIQLSAERIQHRLSDKLEQADADMLDRATKTIVKQVHELKKMVDAFKDYARQPASKLKLLDLNQLLGEVLVLYEATPFLHLQLPETPLWVMGDATLLRQVMHNLLQNAQDAVLDQPIPQLSVEAWAANHKVMVMVADNGCGIPPDMLSRVFEPYVTTKQKGTGLGLAIVKKIIDEHSGLIHITNIEPHGVRVAIELPLAEAPATA, encoded by the coding sequence ATGCGCTATCTCGTCATCATCGGTGCGGTCTTCGGCACGATCTTGATGTTCCTATTGGCAACGGCCAGTAGCAATACTTCCGGCTTGGCTGTCCATTATTGGGAACTGTTTGCCCTCAACGGGCTGATGTTACTGGTGTTGTTGGGCATCTTGGTACGCCAGCTATTGCGCTTACGATGGCGGCTGAAACAGCAGGTATTTGGCGCCAAACTGACCTTCCGATTGGTATTGATGTTCGCTACCTTGACCATTGTGCCTGGTACGCTGATCTATACCGTCTCTGTTCAATTCCTGACCCGCTCGATCGAAGGCTGGTTCAACGTCAATGTTGAAAAGGCGTTAGACCGAGGTTTGGCATTAGGCCAAATGGCACTTCACCACCAATTGGATAATTTGGTCGATACTACGTCGGTGGTTGCTGCACGTTTGCATGACGATAGCGGCATCATCAACCCAGGCAGGTTGGGTATTTTACGAGCCCAATATCAAATACAGGAATTGGCGCTTTTCAATACCACAGGCAGGTTGATTGCCATGGCCAGTGCTGGTAGGCGGGATAGCCCAGTTTTCTACCCGGATGGTGCGATGCTGAAGGAAGCATTCGAATCCAATTACCGGGGAATTGAAAACGACATCGAGGGCGGTTTGCTACTTCGTTCCGTACAGCGTGTTGAAGACATCAAAGGGGCGCCGCTGCTATTGCAAGCGATTCAGCCGGTCCCGAAAGCTTTGGCTGATGATGCCGAGTTGGTGGAACGCGTTCGGGCAGATTACAAGCAGCTTTCCTTGTCACGTGCTGGTTTGAAGGTTATCTATAGCTTGACGCTGACTTTGACCATGTTACTGGCTCTGTTACTGGCGTTGGCGCTGGCGTTTGTATTAAGTGATCGGCTGTCTGCACCTTTGCGAGCCTTGGCTGCGGGTACGCGCGCAGTGGCGCAAGGTGACTTCTCACAACGGCAACCAGTCACCAGCCGCGACGAGCTGGGCATTCTGACACAATCCTTCAACCTGATGACACGTCAATTGGCAGAAGCCAGCGAAACGGTCGATCGTAATCAATCACAGCTGGAAGCAGCCAAGGGCTATCTGGAAGGCGTGCTGGTAACACTGACCAGCGGCGTGTTGACTTTTGATGAGCGGTTTCGATTACGTGCGGTCAACCCTAGTGCCAGCCATATTTTGGGGCTGGATCTGGAGCGGTTGCGGGGCGTCAAACTGAATGCCTGGGCTGACGATACGCCGGAGCTTGAAGGAGTGTGTACTTCGATTCAACAGGGGTTTGCCAATGAGGGGCAACGGCAGTGGCAATACCAGCTGGACTGGATGAGCAAGAATGGTCGACGTGTGATCTTGCTGCGTGGTGCACGATTGCAGCGCGGCCCGGAAAATGGTGTGGTCGTGGTGTTCGACGATATTACCGAGCTGATGCAAGCCCAGCGTGATGCGGCCTGGGGGGAAGTGGCCAAGCGTTTGGCACATGAAATCAAGAACCCACTGACGCCCATTCAGTTGTCAGCTGAGCGCATACAACATCGTTTGAGTGATAAGTTGGAACAGGCTGATGCCGACATGCTGGATCGAGCGACCAAAACCATCGTCAAGCAGGTGCATGAGCTGAAAAAGATGGTGGATGCCTTCAAGGACTATGCCCGTCAACCCGCTTCCAAGTTGAAATTGCTGGATTTAAACCAGTTGTTGGGAGAGGTGCTGGTACTATATGAAGCAACACCGTTTTTGCACCTGCAATTGCCCGAAACACCGTTATGGGTGATGGGAGACGCGACATTGTTGCGGCAAGTGATGCATAATTTGCTACAAAATGCGCAAGACGCCGTGTTGGATCAACCGATCCCACAGTTGTCCGTCGAGGCATGGGCCGCCAATCACAAGGTGATGGTGATGGTGGCGGATAACGGTTGTGGTATTCCACCCGATATGCTGAGCCGTGTTTTTGAACCCTATGTCACCACCAAGCAGAAAGGGACGGGTTTGGGGTTGGCCATTGTCAAAAAAATCATTGACGAGCACAGTGGCTTGATCCATATCACCAACATCGAACCGCACGGTGTGCGGGTCGCCATCGAATTACCTTTGGCCGAGGCACCTGCCACGGCCTAG
- the yidD gene encoding membrane protein insertion efficiency factor YidD yields MRQIVLLLIRCYQRFISPYKGFSCAYRIHTGYASCSVLGYRAIRRYGVWMGLGILQERMHCCALAHAHYGPIHRRRLVQQRGDCDPGCDLPCDSPGGNGLGRFCDVLDCCDCGCDWPRRKRREPKKRRWGKDKYLPPQH; encoded by the coding sequence ATGCGCCAGATTGTGCTGTTGCTGATCCGTTGCTACCAGCGTTTCATTTCTCCCTATAAAGGCTTTTCCTGCGCCTATCGGATTCATACCGGATATGCCAGTTGCTCGGTGCTTGGCTACCGTGCCATTCGGCGTTATGGGGTATGGATGGGCTTGGGAATACTGCAAGAGCGCATGCACTGCTGCGCATTGGCACATGCTCATTATGGGCCGATTCATCGGCGCCGACTGGTACAACAACGGGGTGATTGCGATCCCGGTTGCGATTTACCTTGTGACAGCCCTGGCGGCAATGGGCTGGGCCGTTTTTGCGATGTGCTGGACTGTTGCGATTGTGGTTGTGATTGGCCGCGTCGTAAACGACGCGAGCCCAAAAAACGGCGGTGGGGTAAAGACAAATACCTGCCACCCCAACACTGA
- a CDS encoding TrkH family potassium uptake protein, with protein sequence MHKILPIANVLGKLMVLFGMLFVFPLIVSYVAGDGQAKDFWIAMGVVLLIGSSLWGSTRRYVRELKPRDGFVLVVLLWTGFAAVATVPLMLAIDNLSFTDAYFETMSGLTTTGATVLSGLDHLPASINFWRHFLNWVGGMGIIVLAVAILPLLGVGGMQLYKAETPGPIKDSKLTPRITETAKNLWLIYAALTLACFIALKLAGMSWLDAICHAFAALSLGGLSTHDSSIGFFNSPLIEGILIVFMLLAAMNFATHFVAWREKRLIAYWCDYEAMTMLVLIIVSVLGLALYLRYFGPYQYLSNALRHVAFNLVSIATDCGFVSMDYDRWPPFVPLWMLFLSCICANSGSTGGGIKMIRTLILARQASREMLSLLHPSVVQPVKIGPMVIPNSVVSAVLGFIFVYFMSIATLTFMLTASGMDFVSSFSAIIACINNAGPGLGQVGPAFNYESLHDIQVWICTLAMLLGRLEVFTLLILFNPAFWRR encoded by the coding sequence ATGCACAAGATTCTCCCGATTGCGAATGTGCTAGGTAAGCTGATGGTGCTGTTTGGCATGTTGTTCGTGTTTCCGTTGATCGTCTCCTACGTGGCTGGTGACGGACAGGCCAAGGATTTTTGGATTGCAATGGGTGTGGTCCTGCTGATTGGATCTAGTTTATGGGGTAGTACACGGCGTTACGTCAGAGAATTGAAACCACGCGACGGCTTTGTGCTGGTGGTGCTGTTATGGACAGGTTTTGCCGCCGTGGCAACGGTGCCACTGATGTTGGCGATCGACAATCTCAGCTTCACTGATGCGTATTTCGAGACCATGTCAGGGCTGACCACCACGGGGGCGACCGTTCTGTCCGGGTTGGATCATCTTCCTGCGTCGATCAACTTTTGGCGCCATTTCCTGAATTGGGTCGGAGGCATGGGCATCATCGTCCTGGCGGTGGCCATATTGCCGTTGCTGGGGGTGGGGGGGATGCAACTTTACAAGGCCGAAACTCCTGGGCCGATCAAAGATTCAAAGCTTACTCCCCGCATTACCGAGACAGCTAAGAATTTGTGGTTGATCTATGCGGCATTGACTTTGGCCTGCTTCATTGCCTTGAAGCTGGCGGGTATGTCCTGGCTGGATGCAATTTGCCATGCATTCGCCGCATTGAGCCTCGGGGGATTGTCGACCCATGATAGCAGCATTGGTTTCTTCAATTCACCACTGATCGAAGGCATTTTGATTGTCTTCATGCTACTGGCAGCAATGAATTTTGCCACCCATTTCGTCGCTTGGCGCGAGAAACGGTTGATCGCTTATTGGTGTGATTACGAAGCGATGACCATGCTGGTACTGATTATTGTCAGCGTCTTGGGTTTGGCTTTGTACCTGCGTTACTTTGGGCCATACCAGTATCTATCAAATGCGTTGCGGCACGTGGCCTTCAACTTGGTGTCGATTGCTACTGACTGCGGTTTTGTCAGTATGGATTACGATCGCTGGCCGCCATTTGTGCCGCTGTGGATGTTGTTTCTATCCTGTATCTGCGCTAATTCAGGCTCAACGGGTGGTGGCATCAAAATGATCCGTACGCTGATTCTGGCTCGCCAAGCTTCACGTGAAATGTTGTCACTATTGCACCCATCAGTGGTACAGCCCGTCAAGATTGGCCCAATGGTCATCCCAAACAGCGTGGTGTCCGCTGTATTGGGTTTCATCTTTGTCTATTTCATGAGCATCGCCACATTGACGTTCATGCTGACAGCCAGCGGGATGGATTTTGTGTCGTCGTTTAGCGCAATTATTGCCTGTATCAACAATGCGGGGCCAGGTTTGGGACAGGTGGGACCCGCATTCAATTATGAAAGCCTGCATGATATTCAGGTGTGGATTTGTACGTTGGCCATGCTGCTGGGGCGGCTGGAAGTCTTTACTTTGTTGATACTGTTCAATCCGGCCTTCTGGCGTCGCTGA